Proteins found in one Pyrus communis chromosome 15, drPyrComm1.1, whole genome shotgun sequence genomic segment:
- the LOC137718738 gene encoding CRC domain-containing protein TSO1-like produces the protein MDSPEIPKIMSNTSPSSDSPPVQESPVFSYISNLSPIQPVKASHAAQGFPGLSSPPLVFTSPRVNTLRETSFLKRPQYPQLSSAEKPKAQDEAKKFVDGPVDSKKHITQLQMGSITDTQDCETNSSSESVDEYLADPMEMDGTNSAQSVNPCLKESKNSYKSEEPSEQATEDLQGKQIFDAKPVKIKELSHGALPTSERPKVGSRISVDNAFNGEYHHGLHNQGFGGEHQYDCDHTRQSPPGRLQIGQVYEDCTENVSGTSKGMIGNMILHAPNKVKNDQGGMHRRCLQFEEAPPCVTGKRESSSKEKVNNSEPPASTAELEIVKGSYAATSKRQMGASLPPLYGGSSPLTVPKPSGIGLHLNSIVNAVPVVRGATSIKLADHYIGLQVMKSSAVVNHLLLENVRDDTETSIAASSSITQSPHTVEFEHHGSPLEERKSDSQNVDSYKELNQYSSQKKRKRTPSSKDSDGCKRCNCKKTKCLKLYCDCFAAGVYCAETCACQGCFNIPDYEDTVLETRQQIEARNPLAFAPKIVQLEEEIQFTPASARHKRGCNCKKSMCLKKYCECYQANVGCSSGCRCDGCKNVYGRKGDYGPIDHGVTKDMISDKAGKETFDEKLEMVATKKDALSVELYDSHNHTPLTPSFQCSDHADNVPKSPCLLTSYLRSPESDLTVISSYEKSTRSSLRNSETSGILLETSKELSDMGYYCWQEDYDNIGIADTFSPRHDAAPTICHITPLSDLCSKASASSTSSRSHWKNASQIQLCPGSQGLSSNSSLRWCSSPLTPMTQLGGTECSQGLDFDHGLSDIMQEEMPEILKDISATNKSVKVSSPNKKRVSPPHNHNHELGASSSGSLRSGRKFILKAVPSFPPLTPCSSSKGSNTIQSTGNLHDKGRKK, from the exons ATGGATTCACCTGAAATTCCCAAAATCATGTCCAACACATCACCTTCCTCAGATTCTCCTCCAGTTCAA GAGTCACCAGTTTTCAGTTACATTAGCAATCTATCACCAATACAGCCTGTGAAGGCTTCACATGCAGCGCAAGGGTTCCCGGGACTTAGCTCTCCTCCTCTTGTGTTCACGTCACCACGCGTAAATACACTCCGAGAAACAAGTTTTTTGAAAAG GCCTCAATACCCACAATTATCTAGTGCAGAAAAGCCTAAAGCACAAGATGAAGCCAAGAAATTTGTTGATGGTCCAGTTGATTCCAAGAAACATATTACCCAACTGCAGATGGGATCGATTACTGATACTCAGGACTGTGAAACCAACAGTTCCTCAGAGAGTGTTGATGAATACTTAGCCGATCCCATGGAGATGGACGGTACGAATTCTGCTCAATCAGTCAATCCATGTTTGAAAGAATCTAAAAATTCCTATAAATCTGAGGAACCATCAGAGCAGGCTACAGAGGACCTTCAAGGAAAGCAAATATTTGATGCAAAACCTGTGAAAATTAAAGAGCTTAGTCATGGTGCGTTGCCAACTTCCGAGCGCCCAAAGGTTGGATCCAGAATATCCGTCGATAATGCTTTCAATGGAGAGTATCACCATGGTTTGCATAATCAG GGCTTCGGAGGTGAACACCAGTATGATTGTGATCATACCCGTCAATCTCCTCCTGGACGTTTGCAGATTGGTCAGGTGTATGAGGATTGTACAGAGAACGTCAGTGGAACCTCTAAGGGAATGATCGGGAACATGATATTGCATGCTCCTAATAAG GTCAAAAATGACCAAGGTGGCATGCATAGACGTTGTCTTCAGTTTGAAGAGGCTCCTCCTTGTGTCACTGGAAAAAGAGAGAGTTCTTCTAAAGAGAAAGTTAACAATTCAGAACCACCTGCCAGCACTGCAGAATTGGAGATTGTGAAAGGATCTTATGCAGCAACTTCCAAGAGACAGATGGGTGCCTCATTGCCACCTCTATATGGTGGAAGCTCTCCTTTAACTGTGCCCAAACCATCAGGTATTGGCTTGCACCTAAACAGCATAGTCAATGCTGTACCCGTTGTTCGTGGTGCAACAAGCATAAAATTAGCAGATCACTACATTGGTTTGCAAGTTATGAAATCATCAGCTGTTGTGAACCACCTTTTATTGGAGAATGTGAGGGATGACACTGAAACTTCAATTGCTGCAAGTTCCTCCATCACCCAGTCTCCCCACACTGTGGAATTTGAGCATCACGGATCTCCACTTGAGGAGAGGAAATCTGATTCTCAGAATGTTGACAGTTATAAGGAGTTGAACCAATATAGTTCACAAAAGAAAAG GAAAAGAACACCAAGCTCTAAAGATAGTGATGGGTGCAAGCGGTGCAACTGTAAGAAGACCAAGTGCTTGAAACT TTATTGCGATTGTTTTGCTGCCGGAGTTTATTGTGCCGAAACTTGTGCTTGCCAAGGATGCTTTAATATACCCGATTATGAAGATACAGTTCTTGAGACTAGGCAACAAATTGAAGCCCGTAATCCACTTGCATTTGCTCCCAAGATTGTACAGCTT GAAGAAGAAATTCAGTTTACACCAGCCTCGGCAAGACACAAAAGGGGGTGCAATTGCAAAAAGTCAATGTGTCTGAAAAAATATTGTGAATGCTATCAG GCCAATGTTGGATGCTCCAGTGGATGTCGCTGTGATGGATGTAAAAATGTTTATGGCAGGAAGGGAG ATTACGGTCCAATAGATCATGGTGTGACTAAAGACATGATTAGTGACAAAGCCGGCAAGGAAACATTTGATGAGAAGCTGGAAATGGTGGCaacaaagaaagatgctttGTCTGTTGAGTTGTATGATTCACACAACCACACTCCATTGACGCCATCATTTCAGTGCTCAGA TCATGCAGATAATGTACCAAAATCCCCTTGCCTTCTTACAAGTTACCTTCGATCACCTGAATCTGATCTTACCGTCATATCATCTTATGAAAAATCAACAAGATCCTCTCTGAGAAATTCAGAGACCAGTGGAATTCTTCTGGAGACAAGTAAAGAATTATCAGATATGGGTTATTACTGCTGGCAAGAGGACTATGACAACATTGGAATAGCAGACACTTTTTCACCAAGACACGACGCTGCCCCAACTATATGCCATATTACTCCATTATCAGATCTTTGCTCAAAGGCCTCAGCTTCTTCCACATCATCAAGAAGTCATTGGAAAAATGCTTCACAAATTCAGCTATGCCCTGGAAGTCAAGGTCTGTCATCCAATAGTTCTCTTCGTTGGTGTAGTTCACCACTCACCCCAATGACTCAGTTAGGTGGGACGGAATGTTCTCAAGGTCTGGACTTTGACCATGGGCTTTCTGACATTATGCAAGAAGAAATGCCTGAGATACTGAAGGACATTTCTGCTACCAATAAGTCGGTGAAAGTAAGTTCCCCCAATAAGAAACGGGTTTCTCCACCCCACAACCACAATCATGAGCTTGGTGCAAGCTCTTCAGGGAGCTTGAGAAGTGGCCGCAAGTTCATATTGAAGGCTGTCCCTTCGTTCCCACCCCTTACCCCTTGTAGCAGTTCCAAAGGTAGTAATACCATTCAGAGCACTGGTAATCTTCACGATAAGGGTAGGAAGAAATGA